A section of the Agromyces aurantiacus genome encodes:
- a CDS encoding amino acid permease, translated as MTAPASRTTEVPNALPHTTATQVPYRRLQRSMDARHLIMIALGGVIGSGLFLSSGYTINQAGPLGAIIAYGIGAVVVYLVMACLGELALAYPVSGAFHIYAARAINPATGFTTAWLYWLCWVVALGSEFTAAGILMQRWFPAVDVWVWCLVFAALLFTLNAISARVFGEAEFWFSLVKVAAIIGLIVLGGAAIFGFTPLSPDDHDPIGFGNFMTPDGLFPTGIAGVLMTALVVFYAFSGSELIGVAAGETKDPARNIPKALRSTVLRLVIFFIGSITVIAAIVPYEETGLTDSPFVTVFEYVGVPYAPDIMNFVIITALLSAGNSGLFSCARMLFSLAEEGHAPRAFTRLTRRGIPIVALSLSIVIGLASLLSSVIAPSTVYLVLVSIAGFAVVAVWMSIVAAQFFHRRAFVRAGGDVSTLAYRTPLYPVVPIVAFVLLGISIVAIAFDPNQVAALYFGIPFVAGCYLYFWLRHGRRGAKPAATVSEEAPVDAIDDGASAAPKGA; from the coding sequence ATGACCGCACCCGCAAGCCGCACCACCGAGGTGCCCAACGCACTGCCGCACACGACGGCGACCCAAGTGCCCTACCGACGACTGCAGCGCTCGATGGACGCGCGGCACCTGATCATGATCGCGCTCGGCGGCGTGATCGGCTCGGGCCTGTTCCTGAGCTCGGGATACACCATCAACCAGGCCGGGCCGCTCGGCGCGATCATCGCGTACGGCATCGGCGCGGTCGTCGTCTACCTCGTGATGGCCTGCCTCGGCGAGCTCGCGCTCGCCTACCCGGTCTCCGGGGCGTTCCACATCTACGCGGCGCGCGCGATCAACCCCGCGACCGGCTTCACCACGGCGTGGCTCTACTGGCTCTGCTGGGTCGTCGCGCTCGGCTCGGAGTTCACGGCCGCCGGCATCCTGATGCAGCGATGGTTCCCCGCGGTCGACGTGTGGGTCTGGTGCCTGGTCTTCGCGGCCCTCCTCTTCACGCTCAACGCCATCTCGGCGCGCGTGTTCGGCGAGGCCGAGTTCTGGTTCTCGCTCGTCAAGGTCGCCGCCATCATCGGCCTCATCGTGCTCGGCGGCGCGGCGATCTTCGGCTTCACGCCGCTCTCGCCGGACGACCACGACCCCATCGGGTTCGGCAACTTCATGACGCCCGACGGACTGTTCCCGACCGGGATCGCCGGCGTGCTCATGACCGCGCTCGTCGTCTTCTACGCGTTCAGCGGTTCCGAGCTGATCGGCGTCGCGGCCGGCGAGACCAAGGACCCCGCGCGCAACATCCCGAAGGCGCTCCGCTCGACCGTGCTGCGCCTCGTCATCTTCTTCATCGGCTCGATCACCGTCATCGCCGCCATCGTGCCCTACGAGGAGACCGGCCTCACCGACAGCCCGTTCGTGACCGTGTTCGAGTACGTCGGCGTGCCGTACGCGCCCGACATCATGAACTTCGTCATCATCACGGCGCTGCTCTCGGCCGGCAACAGCGGGCTGTTCTCGTGCGCGCGCATGCTGTTCTCGCTCGCCGAGGAGGGCCACGCGCCCCGCGCCTTCACGCGCCTGACGCGACGCGGCATCCCGATCGTCGCGCTCAGCCTCAGCATCGTGATCGGCCTCGCGTCGCTGCTCTCGAGCGTGATCGCGCCCTCGACCGTCTACCTCGTGCTCGTCTCGATCGCGGGCTTCGCCGTCGTCGCGGTCTGGATGTCGATCGTCGCGGCGCAGTTCTTCCACCGGCGCGCGTTCGTGCGGGCGGGCGGCGATGTCTCGACGCTCGCGTACCGCACCCCGCTCTACCCGGTCGTGCCGATCGTTGCGTTCGTGCTGCTCGGCATCTCGATCGTCGCGATCGCGTTCGACCCCAACCAGGTCGCCGCGCTGTACTTCGGCATCCCGTTCGTCGCGGGCTGCTACCTGTACTTCTGGCTGCGCCACGGTCGCCGCGGGGCGAAGCCCGCCGCGACCGTCTCCGAGGAGGCGCCCGTCGACGCGATCGACGACGGCGCATCGGCCGCTCCGAAGGGCGCGTGA